A single Venturia canescens isolate UGA chromosome 1, ASM1945775v1, whole genome shotgun sequence DNA region contains:
- the LOC122407247 gene encoding uncharacterized protein, with product MPKRDCPFEDHHLLPQLKVHVGQKHVNNGVNKHREMSKVYERTLSLLKHGSKEFDRKLSINQESETKMVSPQKNHQGKTSGLKQMIFDDKLKLQSTEHNIEVSEQETCQACKTLAIVAYTRCFYCNNFKCSDCLKACTKCEEDFCNKCSLIVYEGGEHTECLACYR from the exons ATGCCGAAACGAGACTGTCCCTTCGAAGATCATCACCTGTTACCCCAGTTGAAAGTACACGTTGGTCAGAAACACGTTAATAACGGCGTCAATAAGCATCGAGAAATGAGTAAAGTTTACG AAAGGACTCTCAGCTTGTTGAAACACGGCAGTAAAGAGTTTGACCGAAAATTGTCGATTAACCAAGAaagtgaaacgaaaatggtcTCTCCACAAAAGAATCATCAAGGCAAGACATCTGGTCTCAAACAAATGATCTTTGATGACAAGTTGAAACTTCAGTCTACTGAACATAACATTGaa GTATCGGAACAAGAAACTTGTCAAGCATGTAAAACCTTGGCTATTGTTGCTTACACGAGATGCTTTTACTGCAATAATTTCAAATGCAGCGATTGCCTGAAGGCATGCACCAAGTGTGAGGAAGATTTTTGCAACAAATGTTCACTGATTGT CTACGAAGGGGGAGAACACACAGAATGTCTTGCCTGTTACCGTTGA
- the LOC122410134 gene encoding odorant receptor 49a-like, with protein sequence MADDFDRAKHLFKLNEQVFTVMGVWPLHSTYAKFSVWLIYHVVHTCAVTADFVEIFGNFDLMVLNISENAWNIMVISKMLVMRFSRTLVGLTERVIEAVDEKSFENHDEKKMYLAYNGVAKIFFKLWVLMGIVTSVAIHIKPLEVLLRAYRTRVFFELDTTAFWIMWAYQIPEIYLNTFQTATIGYLFSLILHVCGEMSVLAQRIKNIDLGPREEDRSSKLVFQDIVKKHRNILGLVADINEVFNILLLEELFICTLLIGLAAYNVIVNLDNSDKTVILASMLESTTILLLIYGYCVAGEYLITESTNLYAAYYQCQWYEMSDSFNKQLIICMIASCKPIQLTGGGFYIFSLVGFTGVVKTAAGYISMLRAVI encoded by the exons ATGGCA GACGACTTTGATCGGGCAAAACATTTGTTCAAATTGAACGAGCAAGTATTCACTGTCATGGGTGTATGGCCGCTGCATTCCACTTATGCTAAATTTTCCGTGTGGTTGATTTATCATGTGGTTCATACATGTGCTGTAACCGCCGATTTTGTCGAAATATTTGGAAACTTTGATTTAATGGTTCTCAATATTTCGGAGAACGCATGGAACATTATGGTTATATCGAAAATGTTGGTCATGAGATTCTCTCGGACACTCGTGGGTCTTACCGAACGGGTGATAGAGGCCgttgatgaaaaatctttcgaaaaccacgacgagaaaaaaatgtatctcgCTTACAATGGCGTCGCTAAAATCTTTTTCAAACTTTGGGTGCTCATGGGCATTGTCACCTCGGTTGCCATTCATATAAAGCCATTGGAAGTTCTTCTTCGAG CCTATCGTACTCGAGTTTTCTTCGAGCTAGACACTACAGCCTTTTGGATTATGTGGGCATATCAAATCCCGGAAATTTACTTGAATACGTTCCAAACGGCAACGATCGGCTATTTGTTTTCCTTGATCCTTCACGTGTGTGGAGAAATGTCCGTATTGGCgcagagaataaaaaacattgacCTGGGTCCTCGTGAAGAGGATCGGTCTTCCAAATTAGTTTTTCAGGATATCGTAAAGAAACATCGGAACATTCTAGG attggtaGCAGATATCAACGAAGTATTCAACATACTACTTTTGGAAGAACTTTTTATATGCACCCTGCTCATTGGTCTCGCAGCTTACAACGTTATAGTG AATCTTGACAATTCAGACAAAACTGTAATCCTCGCCTCGATGTTAGAAAGTACAACGATCCTTTTGTTGATTTATGGCTACTGCGTCGCTGGCGAATATCTTATAACCGAA AGCACAAACCTTTATGCAGCATATTATCAGTGCCAATGGTACGAAATGTCGGATTCCTTCAATAAACAACTAATCATTTGCATGATCGCTTCTTGCAAACCGATTCAATTAACGGGCGgtggtttttatattttttctctagtCGGTTTCACAGGT GTTGTCAAAACAGCAGCAGGTTACATCTCCATGTTGCGAGCAGTGATATAA
- the LOC122419123 gene encoding uncharacterized protein, whose translation MVNHRDDNLEAFPMADDFDRAKHLFKMNEQLFTFMGVWPLHSTYAKFSVWFIYHVVHTCATTADFVEIFGNFNLMLLNISENAWNIMVISKMLVMRFSRTLVGLTERVIEAVDEKSFESSDEKKMYLVYNRVAKIFFKLWVLMGVVASVAVHIKPLEVLLKAGK comes from the exons ATGGTGAACCATCGTGACGATAACCTTGAAGCTTTTCCGATGGCA GACGACTTTGATCGGGCAAAACATTTGTTCAAAATGAACGAGCAACTATTCACTTTCATGGGTGTATGGCCGCTGCACTCAACTTAcgctaaattttccgtttggTTTATTTATCACGTGGTTCATACATGTGCTACAACCGCCGACTTTGTCGAAAtatttggaaactttaatttaaTGCTTCTCAATATTTCGGAGAACGCATGGAACATTATGGTTATATCGAAAATGTTGGTCATGAGATTCTCTCGGACACTTGTGGGCCTTACCGAACGGGTGATAGAGGCCgttgatgaaaaatctttcgaaagctccgacgagaaaaaaatgtatctcgTTTACAATCGCGTcgctaaaatatttttcaaactttgggTGCTCATGGGAGTAGTCGCCTCGGTCGCCGTTCATATAAAGCCATTGGAAGTTCTTCTTAAAGCCGGTAAATAA
- the LOC122407239 gene encoding uncharacterized protein codes for MSSDEDYYPPNEAPYNRRQRCKGRTRSRIRKTKTATPTRSHGKSGKEFLITRKSKISPTIPKEKIEDVEKTDPSKFSSEPLTPVELHQLFLKFKKDGHFKCVPSTSLSSQPESRPRDGKLGVKRTEETEKVTTSVNPQREGMGNNTEKGETLPHGINPLSVTWLNPLPNLSGSTLHISPDKSSLIPLIPLNTLEYNWEKPMLCQNFLSSGTFRDKSRIDLSSNRNTISSFIPQKQYQPPLITNSGKQVFNKPQWNSGWKCFDHGNELPTSQNQADFCGLYYPSNNPHMAYNEKGMSVPMNQASRENIGNPYEIYAKPPSTQIYQNNVYNGFGQSENAQEHFQNRPMNPTTSVYVSQNGNVHENLPIDWIGTTVNDISSSLPNSGVPTNDLPDSRISPHYNSIQLNHPMPSNGFGGNENSINGYNSNPNANMPLMPWNNPQVFPNLCSTANELCYASDWFNLSVSPGQPVASKLANEAKNIGTQQTHRLQHNPSHRGAFVNIDNQMSSTIIPHSTYSVPATTTTAKLDKNMEVTTINGNDTDDSILFIDDISKDVDICRMVSSFPSYDDDIEYENYEDGNIPYNENSVSTTMSLSTELHSGLLTTVKTEDKSLCESSNHPQYNGHSMLDNQSSTFYDLSTTEVLQKSSDRLILQDSTNFLA; via the coding sequence ATGTCCTCAGATGAAGATTATTATCCTCCAAATGAAGCACCCTATAACCGTCGTCAACGCTGCAAGGGAAGAACTCGTTCTagaattcgaaaaacaaaGACTGCAACCCCAACAAGATCTCATGGAAAATCAGGAAAAGAATTCCTGATAACAAGAAAAAGCAAAATATCACCAACGAtaccgaaagaaaaaatagaagatGTAGAGAAGACAGATCCCAGCAAATTTAGCAGTGAGCCACTAACACCAGTCGAATTGCATCAATTGtttctcaaattcaaaaaagatggACATTTTAAATGTGTTCCATCCACTTCTCTGTCATCTCAACCCGAATCGAGACCAAGAGATGGGAAACTTGGTGTTAAGAGGacagaagaaactgaaaaggTAACGACTTCAGTCAATCCCCAGAGAGAAGGTATGGGAAATAACACTGAGAAAGGAGAAACGTTGCCGCATGGAATCAATCCATTATCTGTTACTTGGTTGAATCCTCTACCCAACCTCTCCGGCAGTACGCTGCACATAAGTCCCGATAAGAGTTCTCTTATTCCATTGATTCCGCTGAATACACTGGAATACAACTGGGAGAAGCCAATGCTGTGCcagaattttttatcttctggAACTTTCAGGGACAAAAGCAGGATTGACTTGTCTTCAAATCGGAATACTATTTCAAGCTTTATTCCACAAAAACAGTACCAGCCTCCGCTGATAACAAACTCCGGTAAACAAGTTTTTAACAAGCCACAATGGAACTCTGGCTGGAAATGTTTTGATCATGGCAACGAATTGCCCACCTCTCAAAACCAAGCTGATTTTTGCGGATTATATTACCCCAGCAACAATCCGCACATGGCATACAACGAAAAAGGTATGAGTGTGCCAATGAACCAAGCGAGTCGTGAAAACATTGGGAACCCCTACGAGATTTATGCTAAGCCACCGTCTACACAGATTTATCAAAATAACGTTTACAATGGTTTTGGCCAAAGCGAAAATGCACAAGAACATTTTCAAAACAGACCAATGAACCCGACAACTTCAGTTTATGTCTCACAAAATGGGAACGttcatgaaaatttgccaATTGATTGGATCGGGACCACTGTAAATGACATTTCTAGCTCTCTTCCCAACTCCGGTGTACCGACTAACGATCTTCCGGATTCACGAATTTCCCCGCACTACAACTCAATACAACTCAATCATCCGATGCCGTCTAACGGATTTGgtggaaatgaaaattcaataaacggTTACAACAGCAATCCAAACGCAAACATGCCGCTAATGCCATGGAACAACCCACAGGTTTTTCCAAATCTTTGTTCAACCGCGAACGAATTATGCTATGCCAGTGACTGGTTCAACTTGTCTGTATCTCCTGGCCAACCTGTTGCTTCTAAGCTCGCCAACGAAGCGAAAAATATTGGCACTCAGCAAACTCATAGATTGCAACATAATCCATCCCATAGAGGTGCTTTCGTAAACATTGACAACCAAATGAGCTCAACAATCATTCCTCATTCAACTTACAGTGTCCctgcaacaacaacaactgCAAAGCttgataaaaatatggaagTAACTACCATCAATGGAAACGATACTGATGATTCTATCCTATTCATCGATGACATTTCAAAGGACGTAGATATTTGCCGAATGGTATCGTCGTTTCCATCGTACGACGATGATATAGAGTACGAAAATTATGAGGATGGTAATATTCCTTACAACGAAAATTCCGTTTCAACTACAATGAGTCTCAGTACAGAGTTACACTCTGGTCTGTTAACTACAGTCAAAACTGAAGACAAAAGCTTGTGCGAATCTTCGAATCATCCACAGTACAATGGCCATTCTATGCTCGACAATCAGTCTTCAACTTTTTACGATTTGAGTACCACGGAAGTACTTCAGAAGTCGTCGGATCGTCTTATTTTACAAGATTCAACCAATTTTTTAGCATAA
- the LOC122412939 gene encoding uncharacterized protein has product MTKFTKYKPEMLGWHKEPGPLKVWRVVDGRKKTEDGKIARFSIQEIPVDRFDDALDLMCTIFLRDEPICSSSNIVNDAASMDDFCKLWSFSLQQGVAVGAFLVDGNNPKPVLAGVNMTLVDCDATEEALQTGIEFRSEVTQKILKLLHDLETEKNPREVYNVDKFMTAFGLCVDSRFRGQGLGVELLNARNEICAAYDIPATTTVFTAPAAQKAAAQAGFELLLERHFVDVKNEDGTEMFPGITSKVVKLMGKKF; this is encoded by the exons ATGACGAAATTCACGAAATACAAACCTGAAATGTTAGGCTGGCACAAAGAGCCAGGACCGTTGAAAGTGTGGCGCGTGGTGGACGGTCGTAAAAAGACTGAGGACGGAAAAATTGCCCGATTTTCTATCCAAGAAATACCTGTCGATCGTTTCGACGATGCTTTGGATTTGATGTGCACGATTTTCCTCAGGGACGAGCCTATATGCAGTAGCTCGA ACATTGTCAATGATGCCGCATCGATGGATGATTTCTGCAAACTATGGAGCTTCAGTCTTCAGCAAGGTGTCGCCGTTGGAGCTTTTCTTGTCGACGGTAACAATCCAAAACCTGTGTTGGCTGGTGTAAATATGACTTTGGTGGACTGTGACGCTACCGAAGAAGCCTTGCAGACGGGAATCGAG TTTCGTTCTGAAGTAACACAAAAGATATTGAAATTATTGCACGACCTAGAGACAGAGAAGAATCCTCGAGAAGTTTACAATGTCGACAAATTCATGACGGCGTTTGGCTTGTGCGTTGATTCACGGTTTCGCGGTCAGGGTCTTGGAGTTGAACTTCTTAATGCACG AAACGAAATCTGCGCAGCGTACGATATTCCTGCCACAACAACAGTATTCACAGCTCCAGCTGCTCAGAAAGCTGCTGCTCAAGCTGGCTTTGAGTTACTTCTCGAACGTCACTTCGTTGACGTCAAAAACGAAGATGGCACTGAAATGTTTCCTGGTATAACATCAAAAGTCGTCAAACTCATGGGGAAGAAATTTTAA